In the genome of Myxococcus stipitatus, one region contains:
- a CDS encoding MGMT family protein → MALLRRPKTKPRVKQVESAPAKRPPFTEAVWRAVRAIPRGQVRSYSQIALYAGRPGAARGVGREMTRLPTGQEVPWWRVTKAGGVLAATVAHEQAKRLRAEGVEVEQRGQVFRVKQAPEPSERGQAARPARKTVAAKGKRARGG, encoded by the coding sequence GTGGCGCTCTTGAGACGACCGAAGACGAAGCCTCGGGTGAAGCAGGTGGAGTCGGCCCCCGCGAAGCGTCCACCCTTCACGGAAGCCGTGTGGCGAGCGGTGCGGGCGATTCCCCGAGGACAGGTGCGTTCCTACTCGCAGATAGCGCTGTACGCGGGGAGGCCCGGCGCGGCGCGGGGCGTGGGCCGGGAGATGACGAGGCTCCCCACGGGGCAGGAAGTCCCTTGGTGGCGCGTGACGAAGGCGGGAGGGGTGCTGGCGGCCACGGTGGCGCATGAGCAGGCGAAGCGGCTGCGCGCCGAGGGCGTGGAGGTGGAGCAGCGGGGGCAGGTCTTCCGCGTCAAGCAGGCCCCGGAGCCCTCCGAGCGAGGGCAGGCGGCGCGCCCTGCCAGGAAGACAGTGGCCGCGAAGGGCAAGCGCGCACGAGGCGGCTGA
- a CDS encoding alpha/beta hydrolase — MRRWLPLGVGLWLLPFALLLGVAALRIHASLSGWGYVVGLGLVTVGLLTLPWRRRRGLTRVGLGVLLLVAGSRLAASDSEHLQLVRIPEGRSHWVNRLVAERDGTLFAAHVLVLTRFLPRSDSKEFLAALETAFERLEVTGEVSTPAVSTYLGMQSPAGFDAVVIPARGKAAPEVAVVFLHGYAGNFAVYCWQMAQAAWAIDALTVCPSVGPSGAWWAKDGARTLGATLDWVANQGIRRVYLAGLSNGGVGASLLVSDVSHPRVLLSGLVLISGASSKAPIPRVPTLVVQGRYDTMMPTYDMRTYVASAGHVASYVEVNSGHFAFLDRRSECEQAIATWLVRQEAVARR; from the coding sequence GTGCGACGCTGGCTGCCTCTTGGGGTGGGATTGTGGCTCCTCCCGTTCGCGCTGCTGCTGGGTGTCGCCGCGCTGCGCATCCACGCGTCCCTGTCGGGATGGGGGTATGTCGTCGGCCTCGGGTTGGTCACCGTGGGGCTGCTCACCTTGCCCTGGCGTCGCAGGCGAGGACTGACCCGTGTCGGCCTGGGGGTGTTGTTGCTGGTGGCCGGGTCGCGGCTCGCCGCATCGGATTCCGAGCACCTGCAACTCGTGAGGATTCCCGAGGGACGCTCCCACTGGGTGAACCGCTTGGTGGCGGAGAGGGATGGGACCTTGTTCGCGGCCCATGTGTTGGTCCTCACCCGGTTCCTTCCGCGCTCCGACTCGAAGGAGTTCCTCGCGGCCTTGGAGACCGCCTTCGAGCGGCTGGAGGTCACCGGTGAGGTGAGTACTCCCGCGGTCTCCACCTATCTGGGGATGCAGTCTCCCGCGGGCTTCGATGCCGTGGTCATTCCCGCCCGGGGAAAGGCGGCTCCCGAGGTCGCGGTCGTCTTCCTTCATGGCTATGCGGGCAACTTCGCCGTGTATTGCTGGCAGATGGCTCAGGCGGCGTGGGCCATCGACGCGCTGACGGTCTGTCCCTCGGTGGGGCCTTCGGGGGCATGGTGGGCAAAGGACGGCGCGCGAACGTTGGGTGCGACGCTCGATTGGGTCGCGAACCAGGGTATCCGCCGTGTCTATCTGGCTGGGCTCTCGAATGGGGGCGTGGGCGCGAGCCTTCTCGTGAGCGATGTCTCTCATCCACGTGTCTTGTTGAGTGGGTTGGTGCTCATCTCAGGCGCCAGCTCCAAAGCGCCCATCCCTCGCGTCCCGACGCTGGTGGTTCAGGGTCGATACGACACCATGATGCCTACGTATGACATGCGTACCTATGTCGCGAGCGCGGGACATGTCGCCTCCTACGTCGAGGTGAACAGTGGCCACTTCGCGTTCCTCGACCGGAGGAGCGAGTGTGAGCAAGCCATCGCCACGTGGCTGGTACGACAGGAGGCGGTGGCGAGACGCTGA
- a CDS encoding bifunctional metallophosphatase/5'-nucleotidase, whose translation MTLLQTSDLHTNIFPWDYFSGKPDAKRGLAKVSTLVKKAREANPECTLLVDTGDTIQGTPLGTYFGLVDNAPRHPMAVAMNELGYVAMAVGNHEFNYGLDVLEKFKGEVNFPVLGANVRKSADGSEALRPYVLTDVCDVKVGILGLVTPGVATWERAENIRGLRFDDPVETARTYVPKLRAAGADVVVVAIHGGPDKQPTGSASNPASWLADYADGSKWADRGNLPGENPAVQLAQSVSGIDVLLTGHTHQPIPKMLLKNPEGREVLLTQPNRWGSHLADVQLNVTWNGERWVVAAHDSKLHVVDEQVAADEAVTRLTQPYHDTTVTYVNQKIGTTSATFPGGFAARYVDSPLADLLNIVQANAAREAGFDVDLSVTAIFTNDGALPAGDVTLRDAYSIYIYDNTLYVMEINGSILRRALEMNTLYFATLDANNLPPKPEGAKAASPVVADYNWDLYSGIDYGYDLTKPAGSRLTHLRFKGAEVRDDQTFVIAINNYRAGGGGGYSMFKEGRVLWTSADGVRDYVARYMQSHQNLSPDAVNTCNFSLAPDLYTSYFGATLGAAKCAPRK comes from the coding sequence TTGACGCTGCTGCAGACGAGCGACCTGCATACCAACATCTTCCCGTGGGACTACTTCAGCGGGAAGCCCGACGCGAAGCGGGGCCTCGCCAAGGTGTCCACGCTCGTGAAGAAGGCGCGCGAGGCGAACCCGGAGTGCACGCTGCTCGTCGACACGGGCGACACCATCCAGGGGACGCCGCTGGGCACGTACTTCGGGCTCGTGGACAACGCCCCCCGCCACCCGATGGCCGTCGCGATGAACGAGCTGGGCTACGTGGCCATGGCCGTGGGCAACCACGAGTTCAACTACGGACTCGACGTGCTCGAGAAGTTCAAGGGCGAGGTCAACTTCCCGGTGCTGGGCGCCAACGTGCGCAAGAGCGCGGACGGCTCAGAGGCCCTCAGGCCCTACGTGCTCACGGACGTGTGCGACGTGAAGGTCGGCATCCTTGGCCTCGTGACGCCCGGCGTGGCGACGTGGGAGCGTGCGGAGAACATTCGTGGCCTGCGCTTCGATGACCCGGTGGAGACCGCGCGGACCTATGTGCCGAAGCTGCGTGCGGCCGGCGCGGACGTGGTGGTGGTCGCCATCCACGGAGGGCCGGACAAGCAGCCCACCGGCAGCGCGAGCAATCCCGCCTCGTGGCTCGCGGACTACGCGGACGGCTCGAAGTGGGCGGACCGAGGCAACCTGCCCGGGGAGAACCCGGCCGTGCAGCTTGCCCAGAGCGTGTCTGGCATCGACGTGCTCCTCACCGGCCACACGCATCAGCCCATCCCGAAAATGCTGCTGAAGAACCCGGAGGGCCGCGAGGTCCTCCTCACCCAGCCCAACCGCTGGGGAAGCCATCTCGCGGATGTGCAGCTCAACGTCACCTGGAATGGGGAGCGCTGGGTCGTGGCGGCGCATGACTCCAAGCTCCATGTCGTCGATGAGCAGGTGGCGGCGGATGAAGCCGTCACGCGGCTCACGCAGCCTTACCATGACACCACCGTCACCTACGTGAACCAGAAGATTGGCACCACCAGCGCGACGTTCCCCGGTGGCTTCGCCGCGCGCTACGTGGACAGCCCGCTGGCCGACCTCCTCAACATCGTCCAGGCGAACGCCGCTCGAGAGGCGGGCTTCGACGTGGACCTGTCCGTGACGGCCATCTTCACCAACGATGGCGCACTGCCCGCGGGGGATGTCACCCTGCGCGACGCGTACAGCATCTACATCTACGACAACACGCTGTATGTGATGGAGATCAACGGCTCCATCCTCCGGCGCGCGCTGGAGATGAACACGCTCTACTTCGCCACGCTGGACGCGAACAACCTGCCCCCGAAACCCGAGGGTGCGAAGGCCGCGTCGCCGGTGGTGGCTGACTACAACTGGGACCTCTACTCGGGCATCGACTACGGCTACGACCTCACGAAGCCCGCGGGCTCCCGGCTCACGCACCTGCGCTTCAAGGGGGCGGAGGTCCGGGACGACCAGACCTTCGTCATCGCCATCAACAACTACCGCGCGGGAGGCGGAGGCGGCTATTCCATGTTCAAGGAGGGGCGTGTCCTGTGGACCTCCGCGGACGGGGTGCGGGACTACGTCGCCCGCTATATGCAGTCGCACCAGAACCTGTCGCCGGACGCGGTGAACACCTGCAACTTCTCGCTCGCACCGGACCTCTATACGTCGTACTTCGGCGCCACACTCGGCGCGGCGAAGTGCGCGCCGAGGAAGTAG
- a CDS encoding YopT-type cysteine protease domain-containing protein, with protein sequence MKATNREELYRETLTELSLAHRHMAQRAYDKDGVCLSLACRWIREIHAADIWMGWSLKQSPTDRLARVLLDIRDVVVRHKAYLAQRDANEAKVAQLRAWDLVRREAAALRDAKLSEGDNAAFVEAVKQARGWVAQANGSWVTQPERALAQAYGLGLEGVGSWALGDDDAAHATLTKALRNLPTSTAHLVLWRGTGAKAESHAVGLYKTHGAFWQDWYVFDPNFGEFKFNSLAKAATAVWQTGMYLGMNSVRLVEARKSQPAAGAAA encoded by the coding sequence GTGAAGGCAACGAATCGGGAGGAGCTGTATCGGGAGACGCTGACGGAGCTGTCCCTGGCGCATCGCCACATGGCGCAGAGGGCCTATGACAAGGACGGTGTCTGTCTCTCCTTGGCTTGCCGATGGATTCGGGAGATCCACGCGGCTGACATCTGGATGGGCTGGTCGCTCAAGCAATCTCCGACGGACCGGCTCGCCAGGGTCCTGCTCGACATTCGTGACGTCGTCGTTCGACACAAGGCCTACCTCGCACAGCGAGATGCGAACGAGGCGAAGGTCGCGCAGCTTCGCGCGTGGGACCTGGTGAGGCGGGAGGCGGCGGCCCTCCGAGATGCCAAGCTGAGCGAGGGCGACAACGCGGCTTTTGTCGAGGCGGTGAAGCAGGCCCGGGGCTGGGTCGCGCAGGCGAATGGTTCGTGGGTGACGCAGCCGGAGCGCGCCCTCGCACAAGCCTACGGTCTTGGACTCGAGGGGGTCGGTTCCTGGGCGCTCGGCGACGACGACGCTGCCCATGCGACGCTCACGAAGGCCCTGAGGAACCTCCCCACGTCGACCGCGCATCTCGTCCTCTGGCGGGGAACGGGGGCGAAGGCGGAGAGCCACGCCGTGGGGCTCTACAAGACGCATGGCGCCTTCTGGCAGGACTGGTACGTCTTCGACCCGAACTTCGGTGAGTTCAAGTTCAACTCCCTGGCCAAGGCCGCCACGGCCGTCTGGCAGACGGGGATGTACCTGGGCATGAACAGCGTGCGCCTGGTCGAGGCCAGGAAGTCGCAGCCCGCCGCGGGGGCCGCTGCTTGA
- a CDS encoding VCBS repeat-containing protein, which translates to MSVFSAVVTLLAFAGADAANGSFAVEPGGVAAPALAGFTGWSIEMGWCNHQGAQLLSADFDGDNRTDMLCHDTRNGDKWIAFARPGGRFVSTDWYRPMGWCNHSGSQLHTGDFNGDGRADLLCHDTRNGDKWIAFAYPNGTFGGTDWYQAMGWCNHSSGRLSVADYNGDGRADLLCHDVSSGTKWFAYSTF; encoded by the coding sequence TTGTCTGTTTTCTCGGCCGTGGTGACGCTGCTTGCCTTTGCTGGCGCGGATGCGGCGAACGGGTCGTTCGCGGTCGAGCCGGGGGGCGTGGCGGCTCCGGCGCTGGCGGGCTTCACGGGGTGGAGCATCGAGATGGGATGGTGCAACCACCAGGGGGCCCAGCTCCTCTCCGCCGACTTCGATGGCGACAACCGCACCGACATGCTGTGCCACGACACCCGGAACGGCGACAAGTGGATTGCCTTTGCGCGTCCGGGCGGGCGGTTCGTCTCGACGGACTGGTACAGGCCGATGGGGTGGTGCAATCACTCGGGAAGCCAGCTCCACACCGGGGACTTCAACGGGGATGGCCGGGCGGACCTGCTCTGTCACGACACCCGGAACGGCGACAAGTGGATTGCCTTCGCGTATCCCAATGGCACGTTTGGTGGGACGGATTGGTATCAGGCCATGGGCTGGTGCAACCATTCCTCCGGACGGCTCTCGGTCGCCGACTACAACGGTGATGGTCGCGCCGACCTGCTGTGTCATGACGTCAGCAGTGGCACCAAGTGGTTTGCCTATTCCACTTTCTGA
- a CDS encoding polysaccharide lyase, with the protein MRTKNLSVVAGVVLLALGLVAEAASLFRNTGTLSGWNSVSREHRGSVNEVTNVTYEGPTALKMTQVYDAAYSGRYHSEVMRSNVYRRGDTGFYGFAFRLQADWQFQPQSYNIAQFIADFSDTGCDDYMPSTMVWLSGNQLFTRVKQGTVCNQKTVTFRNLATVTAGEWHKIVIQAKWATDGTGFFKLWFDGTKVLEQYNLNTTVEDDRFFQFRVGLYANGWRDNGYMQGSQGTRSIWFDEIGVGTTFADADPAQW; encoded by the coding sequence ATGAGAACCAAGAATCTGAGTGTCGTTGCTGGCGTCGTGTTGTTGGCGTTGGGTCTGGTCGCGGAGGCGGCGTCGCTCTTTCGCAACACGGGCACGTTGTCCGGCTGGAACTCCGTGAGTCGGGAGCACCGAGGCTCGGTGAACGAGGTGACGAACGTCACCTACGAGGGGCCGACGGCCCTCAAGATGACCCAGGTCTACGACGCGGCCTACAGCGGCCGGTACCACTCGGAGGTGATGCGGAGCAACGTGTACCGTCGAGGGGACACGGGCTTCTATGGCTTCGCGTTCCGGCTCCAGGCGGATTGGCAGTTCCAGCCGCAGTCCTACAACATCGCGCAGTTCATCGCGGACTTCTCCGACACGGGCTGTGACGACTACATGCCGTCGACGATGGTGTGGCTGTCGGGCAACCAGCTCTTCACGCGCGTGAAGCAGGGCACCGTCTGCAACCAGAAGACGGTGACGTTCCGCAACCTGGCCACCGTGACAGCGGGGGAGTGGCACAAGATTGTGATTCAGGCGAAGTGGGCCACGGATGGAACCGGCTTCTTCAAGCTGTGGTTCGACGGCACGAAGGTCCTGGAGCAGTACAACCTGAACACGACGGTGGAGGACGACCGCTTCTTCCAGTTCCGCGTCGGCCTGTATGCCAACGGCTGGCGCGACAACGGTTACATGCAGGGCAGCCAGGGGACCCGGAGCATCTGGTTCGACGAGATAGGCGTGGGGACGACCTTCGCCGATGCCGACCCGGCGCAGTGGTAG
- a CDS encoding DUF2785 domain-containing protein — MPRGGKPWVRCLEWRALLLVFLLGASGVAEAACASSAALLDWKHAGFAAPEVARRESLVSTLVDCLASPDPALRDGVGYEGLQALLRAKSLAPDALRSLRDRLVAMLAAPDRQGVARPFAALVLAEVARTDRVEPWMGADERGAMVDRAAAYLVSVDDYRGFDKKVGWRHGVAHGADWVMQLAMNPALERSQLERLRDAIAAQAVPASGHAYVFGEPERLARPLLFIAQRNLHDEEAWTTWFAALPTALGAPSLAWKDEAWLARRHDLGAFLRVLYLEADRSADAGVAKLRPGILAALKALP; from the coding sequence ATGCCGCGTGGAGGGAAACCCTGGGTCCGTTGCCTCGAGTGGCGTGCGCTGCTCCTGGTCTTTCTCCTCGGTGCGTCTGGTGTTGCGGAGGCCGCGTGTGCATCCAGTGCCGCCCTGTTGGACTGGAAGCATGCGGGGTTCGCCGCGCCGGAGGTGGCGCGTCGTGAGTCGTTGGTTTCGACGCTCGTCGACTGTCTTGCGTCTCCTGACCCCGCGCTGCGTGATGGAGTCGGTTATGAGGGACTCCAGGCGCTGTTGCGTGCGAAGTCGCTTGCACCGGATGCACTGCGTTCGTTGCGCGACCGCCTGGTGGCGATGCTCGCGGCGCCGGATCGACAGGGCGTGGCTCGCCCGTTCGCGGCGCTGGTGCTGGCGGAAGTCGCTCGTACCGACCGCGTCGAGCCCTGGATGGGAGCGGACGAACGCGGGGCGATGGTCGACCGTGCGGCGGCGTACCTGGTCTCGGTCGACGACTATCGCGGGTTCGACAAGAAAGTCGGCTGGCGCCATGGTGTCGCGCACGGTGCGGATTGGGTGATGCAGTTGGCGATGAACCCCGCCCTGGAGCGGAGCCAGCTGGAGCGCCTTCGCGACGCCATCGCCGCGCAGGCTGTGCCCGCTTCAGGCCATGCCTATGTCTTCGGGGAGCCCGAGCGACTGGCCCGTCCGCTGCTGTTCATCGCCCAGCGGAATCTGCACGACGAAGAGGCGTGGACGACCTGGTTCGCCGCGTTGCCCACGGCATTGGGGGCTCCTTCGCTCGCGTGGAAGGACGAGGCGTGGCTGGCGCGTCGCCACGACCTGGGCGCATTCCTGCGAGTGCTGTATCTGGAGGCCGACCGCAGTGCCGACGCGGGCGTCGCGAAGCTGCGGCCCGGCATCCTCGCGGCGTTGAAGGCGCTCCCCTGA
- a CDS encoding PKD domain-containing protein produces the protein MGTVVVLLCGVALVLPARDEGTPASHSSRVALDASEEAVVMAPARVPKPPPMALVPAAASGEALAEALGEERVVLASSAFIERIELDRPWACAGGQVALAAKVGGTLEPGTLFRWVWPGQGTGAELHPGARLQWRAPAAPGTGFVRFQVCKDLGGRRVGVLAEQVLRIEVRDCTDAVSRERLEVAVIQRTNETFLFRAVSPETEALEGYSWDFGDGRSAVSLGPEVEHAYDAKTSDVRTFTVRLTAMRRTGSPLSATAFVSVRGQPPSDVLPPATLTLSRTSASAETWHSEVAVDVRAEGAVTWERVERMTLHWDDQVEVVTRDWRELITVEEDRGRGAFQGFVEVRPRELASTVKQVVDVLHGRDATGTEVSLSWASFKRESSPSGEARTPLK, from the coding sequence TTGGGGACTGTCGTGGTGTTGCTGTGCGGCGTGGCGCTGGTGCTCCCCGCTCGTGATGAAGGGACGCCGGCGAGTCACTCGAGCCGCGTGGCGCTGGATGCATCGGAGGAGGCGGTGGTCATGGCGCCTGCCCGTGTCCCGAAGCCGCCACCGATGGCTCTCGTTCCCGCCGCGGCCTCTGGCGAGGCCCTGGCCGAGGCACTGGGTGAGGAGCGCGTGGTGCTGGCCTCCAGCGCCTTCATCGAGCGCATCGAGCTGGACCGGCCCTGGGCCTGTGCCGGCGGGCAGGTCGCGCTGGCCGCGAAGGTGGGAGGCACGCTGGAGCCCGGGACCCTCTTCCGGTGGGTGTGGCCGGGACAGGGGACGGGGGCGGAGCTGCATCCAGGAGCCCGGCTCCAGTGGCGTGCGCCCGCCGCTCCGGGCACGGGCTTCGTGCGCTTCCAGGTGTGCAAGGACCTGGGAGGCCGCCGTGTCGGAGTGCTGGCCGAGCAGGTGCTCCGAATCGAGGTCCGAGACTGCACTGACGCCGTATCACGCGAGCGACTGGAGGTCGCCGTCATCCAGCGCACCAACGAGACCTTTCTCTTCCGCGCCGTGTCGCCCGAGACCGAGGCACTGGAGGGGTACTCGTGGGACTTCGGCGATGGACGGAGCGCTGTCAGCCTTGGCCCCGAGGTGGAGCATGCCTATGACGCGAAGACGTCCGACGTGCGGACCTTCACGGTGCGGCTCACGGCCATGCGGCGCACGGGGTCCCCGCTGAGCGCCACGGCCTTCGTGAGCGTGCGAGGACAGCCGCCGTCCGACGTGCTGCCGCCAGCCACGCTCACACTGTCACGCACGAGCGCGAGCGCGGAGACCTGGCACAGCGAGGTCGCCGTGGACGTCCGAGCGGAAGGCGCCGTCACCTGGGAGCGAGTGGAGCGGATGACGCTGCACTGGGATGACCAGGTGGAGGTGGTGACGCGCGACTGGCGCGAACTCATCACGGTGGAGGAAGACCGCGGCCGAGGCGCCTTCCAAGGCTTCGTCGAGGTGCGCCCGCGTGAGCTCGCCTCCACGGTCAAACAGGTCGTGGATGTCCTTCACGGGAGAGACGCCACGGGCACGGAAGTCTCCCTCTCGTGGGCCTCGTTCAAACGGGAGTCCTCCCCCTCGGGTGAGGCCCGGACGCCGCTCAAGTAG